A stretch of Struthio camelus isolate bStrCam1 unplaced genomic scaffold, bStrCam1.hap1 HAP1_SCAFFOLD_285, whole genome shotgun sequence DNA encodes these proteins:
- the WDR45 gene encoding WD repeat domain phosphoinositide-interacting protein 4, whose amino-acid sequence MAAGGDGCQGQRRRSRRGAASRPAARSRARRGPLWPAALWRLYGLAPPAAAGVCSGPGPSAERAAAAAMAQARGVNSLRFNQDQSCFCCAMESGVRIFNVEPLMEKGHLEAEQVGSVGLAEMLHRSNLVALVGGGGSPKFSEQSVLIWDDAREGKEAKDKLVLEFAFPKPVLAVRMRHDKIVVVLRTRIYVFSFPENPTKLFEFDTRDNPKGLCDLCPSLEKQLLVFPGHKCGSLQLVELASAAPGTSWAPVTVNAHQSEVACVALSPAGALVASASRKGTLIRLFDTRSRAKAVELRRGTDPATLYCLAFSPDSAFLCAASDKGTVHVFALRDTRLNRRSALARVGKVGPVLGPYVESQWSLASFTVPAEAPCVCAFGRGGRSPSSVVAVCVDGTFHKFVFSPDGNCNREAFDVYLDICDDDDF is encoded by the exons atggcggcgggcggcgacgGTTGCCAGGGGCAACGCCGGCGCTCCCGCCGTGGCGCCGCTTCCCGCCCTGCCGCTCGGTCACGTGCCCGAAGGGGGCCGCTCTGGCCCGCAGCGCTGTGGAGACTCTATGGCctagcgccgcccgccgccgccggtgttTGCAGCGGCCCCG GCCCGAGCGCGGagcgggcagcggccgccgccatGGCGCAGGCCCGGGGGGTGAACAGCCTCCGCTTCAACCAGGACCAGA gctgttTCTGCTGCGCCATGGAGTCGGGGGTCCGCATCTTCAACGTGGAGCCCCTCATGGAGAAGGGGCACCTGG AGGCGGAGCAggtgggcagcgtggggctggcgGAGATGCTGCATCGCTCCAACCTGGTGGCCCTcgtgggcggcggcggcagccccaaGTTCTCCGAGCAATCAG TGCTGATCTGGGACGACGCGCGCGAGGGGAAGGAGGCCAAGGACAAGCTGGTGCTGGAGTTCGCCTTCCCCAAACCCGTGCTGGCCGTCCGCATGCGCCACGACAA GATCGTCGTCGTGCTGCGCACTCGCATCTACGTCTTCTCCTTCCCCGAAAACCCCACCAAGCTCTTCGAGTTCGACACCCGCGACAACCCCAAAg GGCTCTGCGACCTCTGCCCCagcctggagaagcagctgctggtCTTCCCCGGCCACAAGTGCGGGAGCCTCCAGCTGGTG GAGCTGGCGAGCGCGGCGCCGGGGACGTCGTGGGCGCCGGTGACGGTCAACGCGCACCAGAGCGAGGTGGCCTGCGTCGCCCTGAGCCCGGCCGGCGCCCTGGTGGCCTCGGCCTCCCGCAAGGGCACCCTCATCCGCCTCTTCGACACCCGCTCGCGCGCCAAGGCGGTGGAGCTGCGccgcggcaccgaccccgccacCCTCTACTG cctggCCTTCAGCCCCGACTCGGCCTTCCTGTGCGCCGCCAGCGACAAGGGCACCGTCCACGTCTTCGCCCTGCGCGACACCCGCCTCAACCGCCGCTCCGC GCTGGCGCGGGTGGGCAAGGTGGGCCCGGTGCTGGGCCCCTACGTGGAGTCGCAGTGGTCGCTGGCCAGCTTCACCGTGCCGGCCGAGGCGCCCTGCGTCTGCGCCTtcggccgcggcggccgcagccccagctccgtCGTCG CCGTCTGCGTGGACGGCACCTTCCACAAGTTCGTCTTCAGCCCCGACGGCAACTGCAACCGCGAGGCCTTCGACGTCTACCTGGACATCTGCGACGACGACGACTTCtga